Proteins from a genomic interval of Euwallacea fornicatus isolate EFF26 chromosome 37, ASM4011564v1, whole genome shotgun sequence:
- the LOC136349298 gene encoding thioredoxin-related transmembrane protein 1, whose amino-acid sequence MALRLTIFLIFAALIGVQAHKVIEIDEDNWTQILKGEWMVEFFAPWCPACKALEPRWKEFSRSGPALGIKIGAVDVTFSPGLSGRFMVTALPTIFHVINGEFRQYKGGRDTDSFSLFIEERKWEQVEPVPGWKAPDSIQMGVLSSFFKLSQTLRQIHNKFTNEYGLPTMVSYLIFAFGTIVLGAFLGLFLVCLIDFIFPPKQPASTKGSGDQKDKDSDNELNDEDIKDDLVDQEQDKEGDSEGDHASTESEGSQKEDNPRKRKANMLDM is encoded by the exons ATGGCGTTGAGACTGaccatttttctaatttttgccGCTTTAATTGGTGTCCAGGCCCACAAAGTCATCGAAATAGACGAGGACAACTGGACGCAAATACTGAAAGGCGAATGGATGGTAGAATT CTTTGCTCCATGGTGTCCCGCCTGCAAAGCATTAGAGCCCCGTTGGAAGGAGTTTTCTAGATCAGGGCCGGCTTTAGGTATCAAAATTGGGGCTGTAGATGTCACTTTTTCACCAGGTCTCAGTGGGAGGTTCATGGTCACAGCTTTGCCGACAATATTCCA TGTAATAAACGGCGAATTCAGGCAATATAAGGGAGGCAGAGACACTGATTCCTTTAGCCTTTTTATTGAGGAGAGAAAGTGGGAGCAAGTCGAGCCTGTTCCTGGGTGGAAAGCCCCAGATTCCATTCAAATGGGGGTGTTGAGCTCCTTTTTTAAACTCTCCCAGACTTTAAGg caaattcacaataaatttacaaatgaaTATGGTCTACCCACCATGGTATCCTACTTAATATTTGCCTTTGGCACTATAGTTTTGGGGGCCTTTTTAGGACTt tttctgGTCTGCCTAATTGACTTCATTTTTCCTCCAAAACAACCAGCATCAACCAAAGGATCTGGTGACCAAAAAGATAAGGACAGTGACAATGAACTG aatgaTGAAGACATAAAGGATGATTTAGTGGATCAGGAACAGGACAAAGAGGGTGACTCTGAGGGAGATCATGCCTCCACAGAGTCTGAGGGCAGTCAAAAAGAGGATAACCCCAGAAAGCGTAAAGCAAATATGTTGGACATGTGA
- the LOC136349217 gene encoding basic helix-loop-helix transcription factor amos-like isoform X1, with translation MFKGASSSSDGSVSRGCPSPRISSPESHYALTSPLSTASDPGMSSQPYTPNYYSKTPQSWGSHEFYGENNNIYNKYDSYQKYSSSGSSYRSSQSHQHEDFYKSNYKKEASGGKKAPAAPVGMEVMKKRRLAANARERRRMNSLNDAFDRLRDHVPSLGNDRKLSKFETLQMAQQYIAALHELLQRD, from the exons ATGTTTAAGGGTGCTTCTTCGTCTTCAGACGGGTCAGTGTCACGAGG ATGCCCGTCGCCCCGGATTTCATCCCCTGAAAGCCATTACGCGCTGACCAGCCCCCTATCGACCGCATCGGATCCTGGGATGTCTTCCCAACCCTACACACCCAACTACTACTCCAAAACGCCTCAATCCTGGGGGAGCCACGAGTTCTACGGCGAAAACAACAACATCTACAACAAATACGATTCTTACCAGAAATATAGCTCCTCAGGATCGTCCTACAGGTCCTCGCAAAGCCACCAACATGAGGATTTTTACAAGTCCAATTATAAAAAGGAGGCCAGCGGGGGGAAGAAAGCACCTGCCGCACCTGTGGGGATGGAGGTGATGAAGAAGAGGAGGTTGGCTGCTAACGCGCGAGAGAGGAGGAGGATGAATAGTTTAAATGACGCCTTTGACAGGCTGAGAGATCACGTTCCCAGTTTGGGGAATGACCGAAAATTGAGCAAGTTTGAGACCCTGCAGATGGCGCAGCAGTACATTGCAGCCCTTCATGAGCTGCTTCAGAGGGACTGA
- the LOC136349217 gene encoding basic helix-loop-helix transcription factor amos-like isoform X2: MFKGASSSSDGCPSPRISSPESHYALTSPLSTASDPGMSSQPYTPNYYSKTPQSWGSHEFYGENNNIYNKYDSYQKYSSSGSSYRSSQSHQHEDFYKSNYKKEASGGKKAPAAPVGMEVMKKRRLAANARERRRMNSLNDAFDRLRDHVPSLGNDRKLSKFETLQMAQQYIAALHELLQRD; encoded by the exons ATGTTTAAGGGTGCTTCTTCGTCTTCAGACGG ATGCCCGTCGCCCCGGATTTCATCCCCTGAAAGCCATTACGCGCTGACCAGCCCCCTATCGACCGCATCGGATCCTGGGATGTCTTCCCAACCCTACACACCCAACTACTACTCCAAAACGCCTCAATCCTGGGGGAGCCACGAGTTCTACGGCGAAAACAACAACATCTACAACAAATACGATTCTTACCAGAAATATAGCTCCTCAGGATCGTCCTACAGGTCCTCGCAAAGCCACCAACATGAGGATTTTTACAAGTCCAATTATAAAAAGGAGGCCAGCGGGGGGAAGAAAGCACCTGCCGCACCTGTGGGGATGGAGGTGATGAAGAAGAGGAGGTTGGCTGCTAACGCGCGAGAGAGGAGGAGGATGAATAGTTTAAATGACGCCTTTGACAGGCTGAGAGATCACGTTCCCAGTTTGGGGAATGACCGAAAATTGAGCAAGTTTGAGACCCTGCAGATGGCGCAGCAGTACATTGCAGCCCTTCATGAGCTGCTTCAGAGGGACTGA
- the Cdk9 gene encoding cyclin-dependent kinase 9, protein MQNNHHSGHPSAMAMNIREKEKYIENFNFPFCEEASKYQKVAKIGQGTFGEVFKARDINNPKKFVAMKKVLMDNEKEGFPITALREIKILQLLKHDNVVNLIEICRTKATAANRYRSTFYLVFDFCEHDLAGLLSNVNVKFSLGEIKKVLQQLLNGLYYIHFNKILHRDMKAANVLITKNGVLKLADFGLARAFSSNKNGLPNRFTNRVVTLWYRPPELLLGERNYGPPVDLWGAGCIMAEMWTRSPIMQGNSEQQQLTLISQLCGSINPQSWPGVENLELYKKMELPQEQKRKVKERLKPYLKDPYAIDLLDKLLVLDPAKRADADAALNHDFFWTDPMPCELGKMLANHTQSMFEFLAPARRATQINRHHSMPRPTTSAVQDSGYQDRVF, encoded by the exons ATGCAGAACAATCACCATTCGGGTCACCCCAGCGCTATGGCCATGAATATACgagagaaagaaaaatacatCGAGAACTTCAACTTTCCCTTTTGTGAGGAGGCTTCTAAATACCAAAAAGTCGCTAAAATTGGCCAAGGTACCTTTGGGGAAGTTTTCAAGGCTCGAGACATTAACAACCCCAAGAAGTTCGTTGCCATGAAAAAGGTGCTCATGGACAATGAAAAAGAGGGTTTTCCCATTACAGCCTTAAGAGAAATTAAGATTTTACAGCTCCTTAAGCATGACAATGTAGTGAATTTAATAGAGATTTGTAGAACCAAGGCAACTGCCGCCAATAGATACAGGTCAACTTTCTACCTAGTGTTTGATTTCTGTGAACATGACTTAGCAGGACTGCTTTCAAATGTGAATGTTAAGTTTAGTTTAGGGGAAATTAAGAAAGTGCTTCAGCAACTATTGAACGGACTGTATTATatccattttaacaaaatcCTGCATAGAGACATGAAGGCTGCTAATGTTTTAATTACCAAGAATGGAGTGCTCAAATTGGCAGATTTTGGTCTTGCCAGGGCTTTTAGCAGCAACAAAAATGGATTGCCCAATCG ATTTACCAACCGAGTAGTAACGTTATGGTATCGTCCTCCTGAGTTGCTGCTTGGAGAACGCAACTATGGGCCCCCAGTAGATCTATGGGGGGCTGGCTGTATTATGGCAGAAATGTGGACTCGCAGCCCAATCATGCAG gGCAATAGTGAGCAGCAGCAGCTAACATTGATCTCACAGCTCTGTGGATCTATTAACCCACAGAGTTGGCCAGGGGTGGAGAATCTAGaactctacaaaaaaatggaGTTGCCACAGGAGCAGAAACGAAAGGTGAAAGAGCGTCTAAAGCCCTACCTGAAGGACCCTTATGCCATTGATCTGCTGGATAAATTGCTGGTGCTAGACCCTGCAAAAAGGGCAGATGCAGATGCAGCCTTGAACCATGACTTTTTTTGGACTGACCCGATGCCCTGTGAATTGGGCAAAATGCTCGCCAATCATACTCAAAGTATGTTTGAGTTTTTGGCTCCAGCCCGCAGAGCCACTCAGATTAATAGACACCACTCTATGCCTAGACCAACCACTTCCGCTGTACAGGACAGTGGATATCAGGACAGGGTTTTTTAG
- the Arf102F gene encoding ADP ribosylation factor 4, translated as MGLTISSVFTRLFSKKPMRILMVGLDAAGKTTILYKLKLGEIVTTIPTIGFNVETVEYKNISFTVWDVGGQTKIRKLWRHYFANTDGIIFVVDSNDRDRIVESEQELHNMLSEEELRNSVLLVFANKQDLPNAMSTAELTDKLKLNAMKNRKWFIQATCATQGTGLYQGLDWLSTELATS; from the coding sequence ATGGGTTTAACGATTTCCTCAGTCTTCACCAGGCTCTTCAGCAAAAAGCCTATGAGGATCCTCATGGTGGGATTGGACGCGGCCGGTAAAACTACCATTCTATATAAACTAAAGCTCGGAGAGATTGTCACCACAATACCTACTATTGGATTCAATGTAGAGACTGTGGAGTATAAGAACATTTCCTTTACGGTATGGGATGTGGGTGGCCAGACCAAGATCAGGAAACTTTGGCGGCATTATTTCGCCAATACTGACGGGATTATTTTCGTGGTTGATTCAAATGACCGGGATAGGATAGTAGAGTCTGAACAGGAGCTGCATAACATGCTCAGTGAAGAAGAGCTAAGAAACTCAGTTCTATTGGTGTTTGCTAATAAGCAAGACTTGCCTAATGCAATGTCGACAGCTGAATTGACTGATAAGCTTAAATTGAATGCTATGAAGAATCGTAAATGGTTTATTCAAGCTACTTGTGCCACTCAAGGAACTGGGCTTTATCAGGGACTAGATTGGCTGTCAACTGAACTAGCCACAAGCTAA
- the Usp39 gene encoding ubiquitin carboxyl-terminal hydrolase 39 isoform X2, which yields MGDSSEPPFKKPRFQSVEQTTFKLEAAPTPNERAPRLCPYLDTINRQYLDFDFEKLCSVSLTRINVYACLVCGKYFQGRGTNTHAYTHSVAEAHHVYLNLHTLKFYCLPDNYEIIDSSLDDIKYVLNPTFTSEHIKNLDSSTKLSRAIDGSLYTPGIVGLNNIKANDYCNVVLQALSHVAPLRNYFLREENYSKVKRPPGDSSYLLVQRFGELMRKLWNPRNFKAHVSPHEMLQAVVLWSKKTFQFIQQGDPIDFLSWFLNALHKALNGSKKPHSSIIYKSFLGSMKIFTRKIPPIEMDEKQKRSLMMTSEYQEVQTESNFLYLTCDLPPPPLFTDEFKENIIPQVNLYQLLTKFNGQSEKEYKTYKENFLKRFEITRLPPYLILYIKRFTKNTFFVEKNPTIVNFPVKNVDFGEFLSADIKNQHKNTIYDLIANIVHDGEPSKGTYRVHILQKSTGQWYEMQDLHVTDILPQMITLTEAYIQIYELRTT from the exons ATGGGCGATTCTTCAGAACCACCCTTCAAAAAACCAAGGTTCCAGTCTGTAGAGCAAACAACTTTTAAACTTGAAGCTGCTCCAACTCCTAATG AAAGAGCCCCGCGACTCTGCCCCTACTTGGACACTATCAATCGCCAGTACTTAGACTTTGATTTTGAGAAACTGTGCTCAGTTTCTTTGACTAGAATAAATGTCTATGCTTGTCTGGTTTGCGGCAAGTATTTTCAAGGCAGGGGAACCAACACTCATGCCTACACGCATTCAGTGGCAGAGGCCCATCATGTGTACCTCAACCTACACACTCTTAAGTTTTACTGCCTTCCTGACAACTATGAAATCATAG ATTCTTCTCTGGATgacataaaatatgttttaaatccCACATTCACATCggaacatattaaaaatctaGACAGTAGCACTAAGCTTTCCCGAGCTATTGATGGCTCTCTTTACACGCCAGGAATCGTGGGGTTAAATAATATCAAGGCTAATGACTATTGTAATGTTGTCTTACAG GCCTTGTCTCATGTTGCCCCGCttcgaaattatttcttaagagaagaaaaCTATTCAAAAGTAAAGCGCCCTCCTGGAGATTCTTCTTACCTATTAGTGCAGCGATTTGGGGAGTTAATGAGGAAGCTTTGGAATCCTAGAAACTTCAAGGCTCATGTCTCCCCTCATGAAATGCTTCAAGCTGTGGTTTTGTGGAGCAAAAAGACCTTTCAATTCATCCAGCAAGGAGACCCTATTGATTTTCTCTCATGGTTTTTAAATGCCTTGCATAAGGCTTTGAATGGGAGCAAAAAACCTCATAGTTCCATTATATACAAATCTTTTCTTGGGagcatgaaaatttttaccCGTAAGATACCACCAATTGAAATGGATGAAAAGCAGAAGAGATCATTGATGATGACCAGCGAATACCAGGAAGTTCAAACTGAATCtaatttcttatatttaaCTTGTGATTTGCCACCTCCTCCTTTGTTTACTGACGAATTTAAGGAGAACATTATCCCTCAA GTTAATTTGTATCAGCTTCTGACGAAATTTAACGGGCAATCGGAGAAAGAATATAAGACTTATAAGGAGAACTTTCTGAAGAGATTTGAAATAACTCGTTTACCaccatatttaattttgtatatcAAACGATTTACTAAAAACACGTTTTTCGTAGAGAAAAACCCAACAATTGTAAATTTTCCTGTCAA gaATGTCGATTTTGGAGAGTTTCTCAGTGCAGACATAAAAAATCAgcacaaaaatacaatttatgaCCTTATAGCCAATATAGTGCATGATGGAGAACCAAGTAAAGGCACCTATAGAGTGCATATTTTGCAGAAATCCACTGGTCAATGGTATGAGATGCAGGATCTCCATGTGACTGATATTCTACCACAAATGATCACCTTAACAGAGGCTTATATTCAGATTTATGAATTAAGAACTACATga
- the Usp39 gene encoding ubiquitin carboxyl-terminal hydrolase 39 isoform X1, whose amino-acid sequence MGDSSEPPFKKPRFQSVEQTTFKLEAAPTPNVPERAPRLCPYLDTINRQYLDFDFEKLCSVSLTRINVYACLVCGKYFQGRGTNTHAYTHSVAEAHHVYLNLHTLKFYCLPDNYEIIDSSLDDIKYVLNPTFTSEHIKNLDSSTKLSRAIDGSLYTPGIVGLNNIKANDYCNVVLQALSHVAPLRNYFLREENYSKVKRPPGDSSYLLVQRFGELMRKLWNPRNFKAHVSPHEMLQAVVLWSKKTFQFIQQGDPIDFLSWFLNALHKALNGSKKPHSSIIYKSFLGSMKIFTRKIPPIEMDEKQKRSLMMTSEYQEVQTESNFLYLTCDLPPPPLFTDEFKENIIPQVNLYQLLTKFNGQSEKEYKTYKENFLKRFEITRLPPYLILYIKRFTKNTFFVEKNPTIVNFPVKNVDFGEFLSADIKNQHKNTIYDLIANIVHDGEPSKGTYRVHILQKSTGQWYEMQDLHVTDILPQMITLTEAYIQIYELRTT is encoded by the exons ATGGGCGATTCTTCAGAACCACCCTTCAAAAAACCAAGGTTCCAGTCTGTAGAGCAAACAACTTTTAAACTTGAAGCTGCTCCAACTCCTAATG ttccaGAAAGAGCCCCGCGACTCTGCCCCTACTTGGACACTATCAATCGCCAGTACTTAGACTTTGATTTTGAGAAACTGTGCTCAGTTTCTTTGACTAGAATAAATGTCTATGCTTGTCTGGTTTGCGGCAAGTATTTTCAAGGCAGGGGAACCAACACTCATGCCTACACGCATTCAGTGGCAGAGGCCCATCATGTGTACCTCAACCTACACACTCTTAAGTTTTACTGCCTTCCTGACAACTATGAAATCATAG ATTCTTCTCTGGATgacataaaatatgttttaaatccCACATTCACATCggaacatattaaaaatctaGACAGTAGCACTAAGCTTTCCCGAGCTATTGATGGCTCTCTTTACACGCCAGGAATCGTGGGGTTAAATAATATCAAGGCTAATGACTATTGTAATGTTGTCTTACAG GCCTTGTCTCATGTTGCCCCGCttcgaaattatttcttaagagaagaaaaCTATTCAAAAGTAAAGCGCCCTCCTGGAGATTCTTCTTACCTATTAGTGCAGCGATTTGGGGAGTTAATGAGGAAGCTTTGGAATCCTAGAAACTTCAAGGCTCATGTCTCCCCTCATGAAATGCTTCAAGCTGTGGTTTTGTGGAGCAAAAAGACCTTTCAATTCATCCAGCAAGGAGACCCTATTGATTTTCTCTCATGGTTTTTAAATGCCTTGCATAAGGCTTTGAATGGGAGCAAAAAACCTCATAGTTCCATTATATACAAATCTTTTCTTGGGagcatgaaaatttttaccCGTAAGATACCACCAATTGAAATGGATGAAAAGCAGAAGAGATCATTGATGATGACCAGCGAATACCAGGAAGTTCAAACTGAATCtaatttcttatatttaaCTTGTGATTTGCCACCTCCTCCTTTGTTTACTGACGAATTTAAGGAGAACATTATCCCTCAA GTTAATTTGTATCAGCTTCTGACGAAATTTAACGGGCAATCGGAGAAAGAATATAAGACTTATAAGGAGAACTTTCTGAAGAGATTTGAAATAACTCGTTTACCaccatatttaattttgtatatcAAACGATTTACTAAAAACACGTTTTTCGTAGAGAAAAACCCAACAATTGTAAATTTTCCTGTCAA gaATGTCGATTTTGGAGAGTTTCTCAGTGCAGACATAAAAAATCAgcacaaaaatacaatttatgaCCTTATAGCCAATATAGTGCATGATGGAGAACCAAGTAAAGGCACCTATAGAGTGCATATTTTGCAGAAATCCACTGGTCAATGGTATGAGATGCAGGATCTCCATGTGACTGATATTCTACCACAAATGATCACCTTAACAGAGGCTTATATTCAGATTTATGAATTAAGAACTACATga